The genomic segment CTTATCCACACCTACCATAACCATAAGAGACGAAGGATATTATGAGGTTACTATCATCACTCCATCTCAGCAATACGATTATCAGGTGACTGTGGTTTATAACGGAAGCGATTGCTATATTCCCAACTCATTTACTCCCAATAACGACATGTTAAACGATACTTGGAGGCCATATTTCTATAATATAAGCACGGAGAATTACTACCTGTATGTTTATAATGCTGATAACGTGAAATTATTCACAACCGAAGACCCTTTGCAGGCCTGGGACGGGAAATATCACGGTCAGCTGATGCCGGCTGGATATTATTACTACGTGATAAATTATCAGACAATTTCAGGAGATTCTAAGACAAAAAACGGAATGCTGCAATTGGTTTTATAGTTTAAAGTTCAGAGCAAATAAGTTATTGTTTCGGGTTTTAACAAACATATTAATAAAAATGGCCGGTTGTGCTATTAAATTATGAAATCTCACTATTTCATATATACAAAATATGGACGGTTCAAATTTCGATTTAGCTCAATCCTGCCGTCAGAAAGTTATGAGCTAAATAGCACAACCAGTTAAAAAATATGTTATTTGCGTTGTTAGTTATTGTTTTTTTATTTTTTAACCCAAAATCAATTCTAAAAAAAAAAGTAATATTTTTACTGCACAAAATACATTTAACAAACACAAAGCCATGAAAAAACTTTTTGCACTTATCGTTATTTTGTTCACATGTTTTTATTTGTCATATGCACAAACAGCCGACAGAAAATGGAGCATGGGGATTCACGGGGGCGCCTCGCAATATTGGGGAGACCTGGGCCATGGTTTTTACAGTTTCACCAAAGGTTGTTATTTCTTTGGGGGGCTGTCTGTTTCTCGTTATCTTGACAGATTCTTCGACTTAACCCTGGCAGGTAACTACGGCAGTATCGGTTATGGCAAATCAAAGTCCATAAACCCTGCAACAGGCCCGTACATACATTCGTCACTTTTAGATGTTGATTTAACGGCTCGTTTCAAATTTCTCGGAAACGATGAATTTAAATTGTCGCCCTATATTTTCTTCGGAATAGGTTATATGAACTTTAACGATAAACACAGTGATGAAACCTGGCATAATGTTGCTTTACCGACATGCGGTATCGGGCTTTCTTATCACTTTCTTCCTTATATGACACTGCGTTTTCAGGAAAAATTCATTTATTCTAACTACGACAAGGTTGACCACTATGCCCGCAAGGACGATGACAGTTATCTTCAGCACGACCTCAGCCTTGCTTTTAACTTTGGCAAAGCAAAAGACACAGATGCCGATGGCATACCTGACAAAGATGACAAATGTCCGGAGGTCAAAGGGCTGTTGAAATTCAGTGGCTGCCCCGACACTGACAATGATGGCGTTGTAGATAGCGATGATGCCTGCCCGGGCACATCCGAAAATGTTAAAGTGGATGCCAAAGGCTGCCCGCTGGATACTGACGGCGACGACATTGCCGATTATTTAGATAAATGCCCGGAAGTGAAAGGCCTTGCAAAGTTTGCTGGCTGCCCCGACACCGACAATGACGGCGTTATAGATAAAGACGACCAATGCCCCGGAACGCCTGAAAATGTAAAGGTGGATACCAGAGGTTGCCCGTTGGATAATGACAACGATGGTATTGTTGATTACCTTGACAAATGTCCCGATATCAAAGGCCTGAAAGAACTAGATGGTTGCCCCGACAAAGACGGCGACGGCATTCCCGATTATCTTGATAAATGCCCTGAAGTAAAAGGCATACCCGAAAACAAAGGCTGCCCCGAAGTGAAGCAGGAAGTGAAGGAAATATTCCGCAAAGCATTGCAGGGGATACAGTTTGAAACCGGCAAAGATGTCATACGTTCTGTGTCATACCCGATACTCAACAATGTGGTAAATATCATGAAGGAGAACAAGGAGTACAACCTTATCATTAACGGGCACACCGATAACGTAGGCGATGATGCTTCAAACATGCTATTATCGCAAAAACGTGCTGACGCTGTAAAGGGCTACCTGGTGAACAAAGGAATTGATGCAGCACGCATGAAAGCTTTTGGCTATGGCGAGACCAAACCGGTTGAAGATAACAGCACTGCTTCCGGACGCGCCAAAAACAGGCGTGTTGAGTTTGTGGTGGAGTTTTAAGTATGATTCGGTAAAAAACTTTTAAGCTCATTGCGGTATTACAAATAATCAATGTTGTTTGTAATGGAAGGAATTATTGCAAGCTATTGTTGATTACTGCTTAATAAATTTTATATTTTTTCTGCTTATGGTATCAATAATTTCAACAAAGTAAATTCCTGAATTCAGTCCGCTAATATCAATGGTATTTCTGTTGTTCAAATTATGAGTGGCTACCGGCTGCCCTAAAGAATTGTAAATGTTCACGGTCAGCGATGATGATGTTACATCGCCCAGCAGATAAATGATATTCTCTGCAGGGTTTGGATAGACTAAGAAATTTGATTCTGCATTATTTTCATTTATTCCTGCATAAGCCATCTTCACTGCCCTCCAGGCGTGTATTTTTCCCCATCCCCAGCGGTAGCTTCCCGTGTCAGGAATAGCTCCTGTGCGATTATCTTCGCGTGCCGTCTGAATAATGATATCTTTTACTTGTTCGGGAGTCAGGCTTGGATTGGCCTGCAACATCAAAGCAACAATGCCGGTTACCATAGGTGATGACATAGATGTGCCAGAGAAGCCCATAAATTTATATGTTCTCCCGCCAAATTCAACTGTAGTTACAGGATTAGGGTAGCTGCCGTTGGTGAATGATGACAAGGATGAAATAACTCCCACTCCGGGGGCAGAAATATCGGGTTTAAGCCTTCCATCGAATGTAGGTCCATAACTTGAGAAGGAAGCTAAAGTTCCCCCATACAAATTTCCGCCGGCATAGTATTCGGAATTATAAGCTGCAACACTGATGATGCTTTGTGAACAGGCAGGTTCTCCTACACCGCAATAATAATCGCCGTTCACCCAACCGGGCTGGGCATTGGAAAAAGCTGAACCCCAGTTGCCGACATCATTTATGAGTTCGATCACATTCCAGCAGTTTATTACTCCGGAATCAGCAGAGGCGAAAAGCACTATTTTGTATGTGCCTGTTTTCAGGTTACGTATCCGTATGCGCATATGCGGCCGGTTGTTCAATGGATTTGAAGAATCACTGGAAATATTGTAAAAGATGGTGTCGGCGCCAATAATAATGCTGTCCTCAATGTAATAAACAGAAGAATCGGCGGTTGAATAAAAAGATGATTGATCAAGTAGGCTATACGATGTATTGTATACTTTCAAGCTTACATCAAACTTATGCTCTGGTTCACCCCATATGGTTACCGACTGCCCCCACATTTTTGGATAATAGGAGTAACTGTCGAAATTCACCTGTGTTCTCAACGTGTCGCTGATACCATTAAATGAATGTGCCAGATGAAATTTTACATCGCCGTTGTTCCCGGCAGCGGCAACAAAGACCACACCCTGTAATGACAGTTGGTCAATAGCCTGGCTTAACAATGATGTGCCGTCAAGGTTGCCGGCATAGTAAAGCCCCCAGCTTTGGTTTATCACTAAACGCTTGATTACACTTGATGCATAATCTGCCATCCAGTTGTAAGCATCCAGCACTGCCGCCATGTCAACCAGGAAAGTAGCCATAAGATATTCGGCCTCGTATGCTACACCGCGATATATGGTACCCGCACCGCTGCCGCCGCAGATGCCTGCCACATGTGAAGCGTGTGTGGCCCATTCATAAACATTAAATGTGTCGCACTGTGCCAACAGCAGGTCTGCCTCTCCTGCAATCTCAGTTCCATAAGAAAAGCCTGCAGGTGGCGGCCCCGCATTGCGAAACTGATCCCATGCTTTTACAATGCGTGTATGCGACAATGTGGTGTCATAAAACATCGGATGTGTATAATCAAAACCCCAGTCGGTGATGCCGATAAGGACATCTTTGCCTGTAAATGGCATAGGAAGGTCAATACCTTGCCACACACTATCTACACGGGTATCTTTTACAGCACGATTTAGGGCTGGGGATATTTTTCCGGCAACCTCAAGGTATGAAATGCCGGGGAGTTTACTGATCATGTGAATTTTTTTCAGCGGGATGCGCAGCGTGATAATGTCTCCTGTTCGTGACCCAATTTTCATACCTTCAGTTTCCAGGATAGTTTGATTAAATTGTTCGTTGACAAGTGCAAGGCAGGATATATAATAAACCCCGTTGCGCTTTGTTATTGCATATTTGTTGCAGATATCGCTGTCCGGAATATTATCCGTTTTTGACATTGATTTGTTAAGGTCGGCCAGAAAAATCATAGTTTCTGCCGAAATGCGTGTTTGTGCAAATATCTTAACAGTTCCTGTCAGAATTATAAGCAACAGGAAAAAGAGTTTAATAAAACGAATCATAATATTTTTTAAATAATTATTCGGCTTCGCGGCCAAAGATGGCATAAACCGGAAAGTGGTCGCTGTAACCCATAATATATTGGCCTCCAGCTACAGTGCGCCATGGGTAACCTGTAAATGTGCCGGTTTTCTGCCTCAGGAATTGCTCGTTAAAAACTTTGGCTTTGATAAACTTGTAACTTTTGTATTCTTTTCCGGTAAGTGT from the Bacteroidales bacterium genome contains:
- a CDS encoding gliding motility-associated C-terminal domain-containing protein is translated as MKKHNKIVLFALFFLMTFIAFSCKKQDTPTPEPIYDTLLVNAPGMFYDMSENTILTLDATIPEATSYLWLPGNLSTPTITIRDEGYYEVTIITPSQQYDYQVTVVYNGSDCYIPNSFTPNNDMLNDTWRPYFYNISTENYYLYVYNADNVKLFTTEDPLQAWDGKYHGQLMPAGYYYYVINYQTISGDSKTKNGMLQLVL
- a CDS encoding OmpA family protein: MDTRGCPLDNDNDGIVDYLDKCPDIKGLKELDGCPDKDGDGIPDYLDKCPEVKGIPENKGCPEVKQEVKEIFRKALQGIQFETGKDVIRSVSYPILNNVVNIMKENKEYNLIINGHTDNVGDDASNMLLSQKRADAVKGYLVNKGIDAARMKAFGYGETKPVEDNSTASGRAKNRRVEFVVEF
- a CDS encoding S8 family peptidase — translated: MIRFIKLFFLLLIILTGTVKIFAQTRISAETMIFLADLNKSMSKTDNIPDSDICNKYAITKRNGVYYISCLALVNEQFNQTILETEGMKIGSRTGDIITLRIPLKKIHMISKLPGISYLEVAGKISPALNRAVKDTRVDSVWQGIDLPMPFTGKDVLIGITDWGFDYTHPMFYDTTLSHTRIVKAWDQFRNAGPPPAGFSYGTEIAGEADLLLAQCDTFNVYEWATHASHVAGICGGSGAGTIYRGVAYEAEYLMATFLVDMAAVLDAYNWMADYASSVIKRLVINQSWGLYYAGNLDGTSLLSQAIDQLSLQGVVFVAAAGNNGDVKFHLAHSFNGISDTLRTQVNFDSYSYYPKMWGQSVTIWGEPEHKFDVSLKVYNTSYSLLDQSSFYSTADSSVYYIEDSIIIGADTIFYNISSDSSNPLNNRPHMRIRIRNLKTGTYKIVLFASADSGVINCWNVIELINDVGNWGSAFSNAQPGWVNGDYYCGVGEPACSQSIISVAAYNSEYYAGGNLYGGTLASFSSYGPTFDGRLKPDISAPGVGVISSLSSFTNGSYPNPVTTVEFGGRTYKFMGFSGTSMSSPMVTGIVALMLQANPSLTPEQVKDIIIQTAREDNRTGAIPDTGSYRWGWGKIHAWRAVKMAYAGINENNAESNFLVYPNPAENIIYLLGDVTSSSLTVNIYNSLGQPVATHNLNNRNTIDISGLNSGIYFVEIIDTISRKNIKFIKQ